From Bacteroidales bacterium, one genomic window encodes:
- a CDS encoding thioesterase family protein, producing the protein MIENIKIGMSRRSERVVTDKDTAAAYKTGGQEVFSTPAMIALMEESAFLLLKESPVGEDSVGTEMNIKHTRACGVGAKVYSIAKVEKIDGNKVVFSVSAGDEKGEIGCGTHTRYIIDPVRFMKKINGR; encoded by the coding sequence ATGATAGAAAATATTAAGATTGGAATGTCCCGCAGGAGCGAGAGAGTTGTTACGGATAAAGATACCGCAGCTGCGTATAAGACTGGAGGACAGGAAGTTTTCTCTACTCCGGCCATGATTGCACTTATGGAGGAGTCCGCCTTTCTGCTGCTGAAAGAGTCCCCTGTTGGGGAGGACAGCGTTGGTACTGAGATGAATATAAAGCATACCAGGGCATGCGGCGTTGGAGCTAAAGTTTACTCCATTGCAAAGGTTGAGAAGATTGATGGAAATAAAGTTGTGTTTTCCGTCTCCGCGGGAGATGAAAAGGGAGAGATAGGATGCGGCACACATACAAGATATATTATTGACCCCGTGAGGTTTATGAAAAAAATAAACGGCAGGTAA
- a CDS encoding 6-phosphofructokinase, translated as MQKSIVILTGGGPAPGMNTVVGTITKVFLRNGYRVLGLNGGYKGLFSPDPNFEELDFFLADSIFNRGGSHLVMSRFKPTQEDFDKNFNLKFFQDNNIQLLVTIGGDDTASTANRIAKFLHEKDYHIANIHVPKTIDNDLPLPQNIATFGYQSAKGEGTAIGATIYEDARTNHTWFVVSAMGRSAGHLALAIGYTNHYPMIVIPEMFNKTNITGEKIINLAVSAIVKRKLLGIDYGAIIISEGVFEELSSEELQSYGVKFTYDQHGHPELGKVSKAQMFNDMLETRLKQLGLDVKSRPVEIGYEVRCITPHAYDLVYCTELGMGVYKLFTEGVTGCMVYMDLNGNVKSLYLKDMQDPATGKIPPRGVNIHQDKVRMIFECIMHYITPDDYEAAKKYLKDPETYDFKKILNW; from the coding sequence ATGCAAAAATCAATTGTAATTTTAACGGGAGGTGGTCCCGCTCCGGGAATGAACACGGTTGTAGGAACCATTACAAAAGTATTTTTAAGAAACGGTTACAGAGTCCTTGGACTTAATGGAGGTTATAAAGGTTTGTTCTCCCCGGACCCTAACTTTGAGGAGTTGGATTTCTTCTTGGCAGATTCAATTTTTAATAGAGGTGGTTCTCACCTGGTAATGAGCAGATTCAAGCCAACGCAAGAAGATTTTGATAAGAACTTTAATTTGAAATTTTTCCAGGATAACAACATACAACTTCTGGTAACAATTGGTGGAGATGATACTGCATCAACTGCAAACAGAATTGCAAAATTCCTTCATGAGAAGGATTATCATATTGCTAACATTCACGTTCCCAAGACAATTGATAATGACCTTCCTCTTCCTCAGAACATTGCAACATTCGGATATCAGTCTGCAAAAGGTGAGGGAACTGCCATTGGAGCAACTATTTATGAAGATGCGCGTACAAATCACACTTGGTTTGTAGTCTCAGCAATGGGACGTTCTGCAGGACACCTTGCTCTTGCAATTGGCTATACTAATCACTATCCTATGATTGTGATTCCGGAAATGTTCAACAAGACAAATATCACCGGAGAGAAAATTATAAATCTTGCTGTCTCGGCGATAGTTAAGAGAAAACTTCTGGGTATTGACTATGGAGCAATTATTATTTCAGAAGGTGTATTTGAGGAACTTTCCAGCGAGGAACTGCAATCTTATGGTGTTAAATTTACTTATGACCAGCACGGACATCCTGAATTAGGAAAGGTCTCTAAAGCGCAGATGTTCAATGATATGCTTGAGACACGCCTGAAACAGCTCGGGCTTGACGTTAAGTCTCGTCCGGTTGAGATTGGTTATGAGGTAAGATGTATTACCCCTCATGCTTATGACCTTGTATATTGCACGGAACTAGGTATGGGAGTTTATAAGTTGTTTACGGAAGGTGTCACCGGCTGTATGGTTTACATGGATTTGAACGGCAATGTTAAGTCCTTGTATTTAAAAGATATGCAGGATCCGGCTACCGGAAAGATTCCGCCAAGAGGAGTTAACATTCATCAGGATAAAGTCAGGATGATATTTGAGTGCATCATGCATTATATCACTCCGGATGATTACGAGGCAGCAAAGAAATACCTTAAAGATCCTGAGACTTACGATTTTAAGAAGATACTAAACTGGTAA
- a CDS encoding FprA family A-type flavoprotein, giving the protein MKIVNITDRISYIGVNDRKTSLFENNWPLPHGMAYNSYLINDEKTVLVDTVKYGSDNEYVAKIQKVLGGKKLDYIAVNHMEPDHAGMIGVIMNTFPECKIIGNVQTKKMINDYFGIGEDRFKMVADGEELPIGQSTLKFVYIPWVHWPETMVTYDVKDQVIFTCDAFGGYGALDGGIYDSDYNWDAVYLDDMRRYYSNIVCKYSTMVLKALAKLNGVPIKVIAPSHGVVWKENPMKVIGLFKDWAEFKAEEGVVIAFATMYGHTETLADMIGQKLCDAGVKNIITYNVSNTNISFILSEIQKYKGYILGTCAYNGVMHPAMHHLCNEIKITAQKNKVVGLFGTSSWNGAGVKDLKKFAEENRIALVEPAVETFGDPTPEKVESQIDTFVKAYAAALK; this is encoded by the coding sequence ATGAAAATAGTAAATATAACTGACAGAATTAGTTACATAGGAGTTAATGACAGGAAAACATCTCTTTTTGAGAACAACTGGCCTCTTCCTCACGGCATGGCATATAATTCCTACCTTATAAACGACGAGAAGACAGTACTAGTAGACACCGTCAAATATGGCTCTGATAATGAATATGTTGCAAAGATTCAGAAAGTGCTTGGAGGCAAGAAGCTGGATTATATAGCTGTAAACCACATGGAGCCTGACCACGCCGGAATGATTGGAGTGATAATGAACACATTCCCTGAGTGCAAAATCATTGGTAATGTGCAGACAAAGAAGATGATAAATGATTACTTCGGGATTGGGGAAGATAGATTCAAGATGGTTGCGGATGGTGAAGAACTTCCAATTGGCCAAAGCACTTTAAAGTTTGTTTACATTCCTTGGGTCCACTGGCCGGAGACAATGGTAACGTATGATGTTAAAGATCAGGTCATTTTCACCTGCGACGCATTTGGCGGATATGGCGCTTTGGATGGCGGAATTTATGATAGCGATTATAACTGGGATGCGGTATATTTGGATGACATGCGCAGGTATTATTCCAACATCGTATGCAAGTACAGCACAATGGTTTTGAAGGCATTAGCAAAATTAAACGGTGTCCCTATCAAAGTTATAGCCCCTTCTCACGGAGTGGTTTGGAAGGAGAATCCTATGAAAGTCATTGGACTGTTCAAGGATTGGGCTGAGTTTAAAGCAGAGGAGGGAGTTGTAATTGCATTTGCTACAATGTACGGGCACACAGAGACCTTAGCTGATATGATTGGTCAGAAACTTTGTGACGCCGGGGTAAAAAACATTATCACATATAATGTTTCAAACACAAATATATCCTTCATACTTAGCGAAATACAAAAATATAAAGGATACATTCTGGGAACATGCGCATACAACGGAGTAATGCATCCTGCAATGCACCATTTGTGCAATGAAATAAAAATCACTGCTCAAAAAAATAAAGTTGTCGGATTGTTTGGAACATCATCTTGGAACGGAGCTGGCGTAAAAGATTTGAAGAAATTTGCAGAAGAAAATAGAATAGCGCTGGTAGAACCTGCAGTTGAAACATTTGGGGATCCGACACCCGAAAAAGTTGAATCACAGATTGATACATTTGTAAAGGCATACGCCGCAGCGTTAAAATAA
- the ligA gene encoding NAD-dependent DNA ligase LigA: protein MNKKEAKARIEALRKELNQHNHNYYVLNNPTISDYEFDVMMQELMALEKLYPEYITPDSPTQKVGSDLEAPAEAKTEKDNSFEAPDGKNHFRQFPHKHPMLSLANTYNVGELEEFDQRIRKFTDQPYSYSCELKFDGTGINLYYKDGVLERALTRGDGTVGDDVTENVKHIPSIPQHLRPGSGYPQEFEIRGEIYMPYEAFDKLNYERELNEEQEFANPRNAAAGSLKLIDPSQVAGRGLECILYHLIAEKLDVATHTKAIECAASWGLPTSEYAVECSNIGEAIEYIKSWDTKRKTLPFPTDGMVVKINQFALQRGLGYTAKIPRWAVAYKFKPEQALTQIVSIDYQVGRTGAVTPVANLEPVQLSGTVVKRATLHNADQMKLLDIHYGDYVYVEKGGEIIPKITAVELSKRAVNAQPAVFPSVCPVCGTQLVRDEDEAKFFCPNSDNCTPQIEGKFIHFIGRKALNINAGEATIHQLFIKGYIRELEDLYNLTDLQLLSLDKWKEKSVANFKASLEKSKNVPFGKVLFGLGIRFIGETTAKSLAAKFKSIEGLKNATRDELLDTEDVGDALADSIIEYFKEPRHLHTIEKLKEAGLQFEVGASDIKVVSNVLQGKTIMITGNYSIPREIMKQYIEAHGGKVGSSVTGNTSYLVAGEKAGDAKLKKAEKLGIPVISEEEFYRIANPAGSSSNTTGHTEEQKQTEEKEQTLF, encoded by the coding sequence GTGAACAAAAAGGAAGCAAAAGCACGCATAGAAGCACTCAGGAAGGAGTTGAACCAGCACAATCATAATTATTATGTGCTGAATAATCCTACAATTTCCGATTATGAGTTTGACGTGATGATGCAGGAGCTCATGGCACTGGAAAAGCTTTATCCAGAGTATATTACGCCTGATTCCCCTACTCAGAAAGTAGGCAGCGACCTGGAAGCTCCGGCAGAGGCTAAAACTGAAAAAGATAACAGTTTTGAAGCTCCCGACGGGAAAAATCATTTCAGGCAATTTCCCCATAAACATCCCATGCTCTCATTAGCAAATACTTACAATGTTGGAGAGCTAGAGGAATTTGACCAAAGAATTAGAAAGTTTACCGACCAGCCCTACTCATATTCATGTGAATTGAAATTTGACGGGACAGGCATTAACCTGTACTACAAGGATGGCGTGCTGGAGCGCGCGCTCACTCGCGGGGATGGGACTGTCGGTGACGACGTTACTGAAAATGTAAAACACATTCCTTCCATTCCGCAGCACCTCAGACCGGGCAGCGGATATCCGCAAGAATTTGAAATAAGAGGTGAAATCTACATGCCTTATGAGGCTTTTGATAAGCTGAATTATGAGAGGGAACTCAATGAAGAACAAGAGTTTGCAAATCCGCGCAATGCCGCGGCAGGTTCTCTTAAGCTTATAGACCCTTCCCAGGTGGCAGGACGCGGATTGGAATGCATTCTATATCACCTTATTGCAGAGAAACTTGATGTTGCCACGCATACCAAGGCAATTGAGTGCGCTGCATCATGGGGACTTCCAACATCAGAATACGCTGTGGAATGCTCCAATATTGGAGAAGCCATAGAATATATAAAATCCTGGGACACAAAGAGGAAGACGCTCCCATTCCCTACGGACGGAATGGTTGTAAAGATCAATCAATTTGCACTGCAGCGCGGACTTGGCTATACTGCAAAAATTCCGAGGTGGGCTGTCGCCTATAAATTCAAGCCGGAACAGGCTCTGACACAAATAGTATCTATTGATTATCAGGTAGGCAGGACAGGCGCTGTAACACCTGTAGCAAATCTGGAACCGGTGCAGCTCAGCGGAACTGTTGTCAAAAGGGCAACCCTGCACAACGCTGACCAGATGAAACTGCTTGATATTCACTATGGAGATTACGTATACGTGGAAAAAGGGGGAGAAATTATTCCAAAAATAACTGCAGTAGAGCTCTCAAAAAGAGCTGTTAACGCTCAGCCTGCGGTATTCCCGTCCGTGTGTCCCGTATGCGGAACACAGCTTGTAAGAGATGAAGATGAAGCTAAATTTTTCTGTCCCAATTCTGATAACTGCACTCCGCAGATAGAGGGAAAATTCATACACTTTATAGGTCGTAAAGCATTAAACATCAATGCAGGAGAGGCAACGATACACCAGCTGTTCATAAAAGGTTATATAAGGGAGCTGGAGGATTTGTACAATTTGACAGATTTGCAGCTGCTCTCTCTGGATAAATGGAAAGAAAAATCTGTCGCGAACTTTAAAGCATCTCTGGAAAAGAGTAAAAATGTTCCTTTTGGAAAAGTGCTTTTTGGCTTGGGAATCAGATTTATAGGAGAAACTACCGCAAAAAGTCTTGCTGCTAAATTTAAAAGCATAGAGGGGCTTAAAAATGCTACTCGCGATGAGCTTCTTGATACAGAGGATGTTGGAGATGCGCTGGCAGACTCTATTATAGAGTATTTTAAAGAGCCAAGGCACCTGCATACAATAGAAAAACTTAAAGAGGCGGGGTTGCAGTTTGAAGTTGGAGCATCAGATATTAAAGTAGTTTCCAACGTTTTACAAGGCAAGACCATAATGATTACTGGAAATTATTCCATACCGCGCGAGATTATGAAACAGTACATAGAAGCGCATGGGGGGAAGGTTGGCAGCTCTGTTACGGGAAATACTTCCTATCTTGTGGCGGGAGAAAAAGCGGGAGATGCAAAACTGAAAAAGGCTGAAAAGCTGGGGATTCCGGTAATTTCAGAGGAAGAATTTTACAGAATCGCAAACCCTGCGGGCAGCTCTTCCAATACAACCGGACATACAGAGGAACAGAAACAAACAGAAGAAAAAGAACAAACATTATTTTAA